The Humulus lupulus chromosome 3, drHumLupu1.1, whole genome shotgun sequence genome window below encodes:
- the LOC133823113 gene encoding uncharacterized protein LOC133823113 isoform X1, producing MSADVARAHGGDAGGDPPPDPTRIPTTCDSGIPIKRKGRGAAIGKDLEERRRKNGKPLEVTFCPRTYKVVGSEHAAFVRLVGTQIKTKVPGHYGSWELVPQQYKDQILAIIQYYYQIAGREDFLKCLNGIDREMKDRYRNRKTLRHEHFEKYYNGPEDWDKVLNNPTNDVNKEEWKQICQLFTSPQFIARSIKNKENRKKQKYSTTQGTKSLAAVRFEKTNPDLIESWKDYHWKKSKNDFVNDDARQDYEKLKADFELRTQQTSTDASNNDSPSSVDQEEVLQKVLGQRRGHERGVGRKLKGSGSRSGSRSSSTQHSHFSESQVPPHHSREYIENLENNLQKLTDQVNFLTQYFVPSFRPPNVQMPHVPDSDNTSRASSSQPPAPTHPSMYGTASSYHMVPPYMYGATPYPCPMPPPSQPSYPYMYGAGSSTLPPQYPWPMPPPQQSQPQPPQQPQQEDNREEDEATDLGD from the exons atgtcagcagatgtggctagagctcacggtggagacgctggcggtgatcctccaccggatcctactaggatcccgactACATGCGACTcag gaaTCCCAATTAAGAGAAAGGGTCGTGGCGCAGCTATTGGAAAAGATCTAGAGGAGAGGCGGCGTAAAAATGGAAAACCACTGGAAGTAACGTTTTGCCCACGAACGTACAAGGTTGTTGGGAGCGAGCACGCTGCTTTTGTCCGCCTTGTGGGAACCCAAATTAAAACGAAAGTTCCCGGACATTACGGTTCATGGGAATTAGTGCCTCAACAATACAAGGATCAGATCCTTGCCATAATTCAG tACTATTATCAAATAGCGGGCCGCGAGGATTTCTTAAAGTGTTTAAATGGTATCGATCGAGAGATGAAAGACCGATACCGCAATAGGAAAACACTAAGACACGAACActttgagaaatactacaatggaCCGGAGGATTGGGATAAGGTTCTAAACAACCCAACCAATGATGTTAACAAGGAGGAGTGGAAGCAGATTtgtcagttatttacaagtcCACAATTTATTGCGCGCTCCATAAAGAATAAGGAAAATCGGAAGAAACAAAAGTATTCTACAACACAGGGTACAAAATCGCTGGCAGCCGTCCGTTTTGAAAAA ACGAACCCGGACCTCATTGAGTCATGGAAGGATTATCATTGGAAGAAATCAAAAAATGATTTCGTGAACGATGATGCtcgccaagattat gaaaaattgaaggctgattttgagttacgaactcagcaaacatccactgatgcttctaataatgatagTCCGTCATCAGTTGATCAGGAGGAGGTGCTACAAAAAGTATTAGGCCAAAGGCGTGGACATGAGCGAGGAGTGGGCCGCAAATTGAAGGGGTCGGGGTCGAGGTCGGGGTCGAGGTCATCATCTACCCAACACTCTCACTTCAGCGAGTctcaagttcctcctcatcattcaagagaatatatagaaaatCTGGAGAATAATTTACAGAAATTGACTGATCAAGTTAATTTCTTAACTCAATATTTTGTACCTTCATTTCGTCCACCAAACGTTCAGATGCCGCATGTGCCTGATAGTGACAATACTTCTAGGGCTtcgtcttctcaacctccagctccaaCTCATCCTTCTATGTACGGGACAGCGTCGTCTTATCATATGGTACCTCCATATATGTACGGAGCAACACCTTATCCGTGTCCGATGCCACCGCCCTCCCAGCCAtcgtatccctacatgtatggagctggatcgtccacattacctccccaatatccttGGCCGATGCCGCCACCGCAGCAATCACAACCACAGCCACCGCAACAACCACAACAAGAAGACAATAGGGAGGAGGACGAGGCAACTGACTTAGGAGACtaa
- the LOC133823113 gene encoding uncharacterized protein LOC133823113 isoform X2: MSADVARAHGGDAGGDPPPDPTRIPTTCDSGIPIKRKGRGAAIGKDLEERRRKNGKPLEVTFCPRTYKVVGSEHAAFVRLVGTQIKTKVPGHYGSWELVPQQYKDQILAIIQYYYQIAGREDFLKCLNGIDREMKDRYRNRKTLRHEHFEKYYNGPEDWDKVLNNPTNDVNKEEWKQICQLFTSPQFIARSIKNKENRKKQKYSTTQGTKSLAAVRFEKTNPDLIESWKDYHWKKSKNDFVNDDARQDYADFELRTQQTSTDASNNDSPSSVDQEEVLQKVLGQRRGHERGVGRKLKGSGSRSGSRSSSTQHSHFSESQVPPHHSREYIENLENNLQKLTDQVNFLTQYFVPSFRPPNVQMPHVPDSDNTSRASSSQPPAPTHPSMYGTASSYHMVPPYMYGATPYPCPMPPPSQPSYPYMYGAGSSTLPPQYPWPMPPPQQSQPQPPQQPQQEDNREEDEATDLGD, from the exons atgtcagcagatgtggctagagctcacggtggagacgctggcggtgatcctccaccggatcctactaggatcccgactACATGCGACTcag gaaTCCCAATTAAGAGAAAGGGTCGTGGCGCAGCTATTGGAAAAGATCTAGAGGAGAGGCGGCGTAAAAATGGAAAACCACTGGAAGTAACGTTTTGCCCACGAACGTACAAGGTTGTTGGGAGCGAGCACGCTGCTTTTGTCCGCCTTGTGGGAACCCAAATTAAAACGAAAGTTCCCGGACATTACGGTTCATGGGAATTAGTGCCTCAACAATACAAGGATCAGATCCTTGCCATAATTCAG tACTATTATCAAATAGCGGGCCGCGAGGATTTCTTAAAGTGTTTAAATGGTATCGATCGAGAGATGAAAGACCGATACCGCAATAGGAAAACACTAAGACACGAACActttgagaaatactacaatggaCCGGAGGATTGGGATAAGGTTCTAAACAACCCAACCAATGATGTTAACAAGGAGGAGTGGAAGCAGATTtgtcagttatttacaagtcCACAATTTATTGCGCGCTCCATAAAGAATAAGGAAAATCGGAAGAAACAAAAGTATTCTACAACACAGGGTACAAAATCGCTGGCAGCCGTCCGTTTTGAAAAA ACGAACCCGGACCTCATTGAGTCATGGAAGGATTATCATTGGAAGAAATCAAAAAATGATTTCGTGAACGATGATGCtcgccaagattat gctgattttgagttacgaactcagcaaacatccactgatgcttctaataatgatagTCCGTCATCAGTTGATCAGGAGGAGGTGCTACAAAAAGTATTAGGCCAAAGGCGTGGACATGAGCGAGGAGTGGGCCGCAAATTGAAGGGGTCGGGGTCGAGGTCGGGGTCGAGGTCATCATCTACCCAACACTCTCACTTCAGCGAGTctcaagttcctcctcatcattcaagagaatatatagaaaatCTGGAGAATAATTTACAGAAATTGACTGATCAAGTTAATTTCTTAACTCAATATTTTGTACCTTCATTTCGTCCACCAAACGTTCAGATGCCGCATGTGCCTGATAGTGACAATACTTCTAGGGCTtcgtcttctcaacctccagctccaaCTCATCCTTCTATGTACGGGACAGCGTCGTCTTATCATATGGTACCTCCATATATGTACGGAGCAACACCTTATCCGTGTCCGATGCCACCGCCCTCCCAGCCAtcgtatccctacatgtatggagctggatcgtccacattacctccccaatatccttGGCCGATGCCGCCACCGCAGCAATCACAACCACAGCCACCGCAACAACCACAACAAGAAGACAATAGGGAGGAGGACGAGGCAACTGACTTAGGAGACtaa